One Littorina saxatilis isolate snail1 linkage group LG14, US_GU_Lsax_2.0, whole genome shotgun sequence genomic region harbors:
- the LOC138946953 gene encoding uncharacterized protein, whose translation MKQTRLHPTEGEGGGEEGEGEEEVVSLKNKIRHVPQVTKEEETGGEEGGEEDEGRQHSSGALQVAGGEVVEGGGMWPASPLRSSTGITCRLRSNSWILHNCDNWPSTWLLHNQVLFLTCLPISRLCQHLHHHQTMQPGRTGVCADIVGTCPHLQNGSAASAALSAYQECLR comes from the exons ATGAAACAGACTCGCCTGCACCccacagagggagagggaggaggagaggaaggggagggggaagaggaggtgGTCAGCCTCAAGAACAAGATCAG ACATGTTCCACAAGTAACGAAAGAGGAGGAGACAGGGGGAGAGGAAGGAGGAGAGGAGGACGAGGGGCGACAGCACAGCAGCGGGGCTCTTCAAGTGGCAGGGGGAGAGGTGGTCGAGGGAGGTGGGATGTGGCCGGCATCCCCACTGCGCAGCAGCACAGGAATAACTTGCAG ACTCAGATCCAACAGCTGGATATTGCACAACTGCGACAACTGGCCCTCGACCTGGCTGTTGCACAACCAGGTCTTGTTTTTGACATGCTTG CCGATCAGTCGTCTGTGCCAACACCTGCACCATCACCAGACCATGCAGCCTGGCCGGACTGGTGTGTGTGCCGACATTGTCGGCACATGCCCACACCTGCAGAACGGATCTGCTGCCAGCGCCGCACTCAGTGCATATCAAGAATGCCT GAGATGA
- the LOC138946952 gene encoding uncharacterized protein, whose amino-acid sequence MFRTFTGNGFPLQTKMASQDVKDRLRSMPPKVCLPPTPPAVPVARVASTASAKKKKKKLREKLKVCLTSQFERWGALRGQVFAKTPHLLKPHNRSKADTELSRILMDAYERTQEAALTDPQPGCSTWDIESRAVQRPDFAKQPPQKTSTPGQLLQQAKVSTTPDLSSVPSSSKPCYQQIQEAALTDPQPGCSTWDIESRAVQRPDFAKQPPQKTSTPGQLLQQAKVSTTPDLSSVPSSSKPCTPLSGVEPFEEEPELEIEKTDQPAKEGKGMRSKRQNIDRSFVNPLNITVEFSDLTCDGDLDGDDSDFDVDDIELESQDASFFLTMDVDEKYAKEADEVAFEEVAYGQQEDEETGDADTAEEVELGPGITRIATADQCQDICNSTLCLAFVHQLKALAAVSIRKCSTAGCEHVPAVKEGFTGSALYLRWECVKGHVSHTWCAQPTLPNKIHCGDFLVSTCILLSGNNYAKLALWAKVLNLPFPGATFHQAVQKHYVVQAVKDTWKDHQRAIFDSLAEQNLVVLGDGRNDSPGHCAQYCSYTLMEAETTKILSVQCVDKRETQRKSTNMERVGFKRALDEVVLEGERVDTTVDEVVTDAHVGIAADMKAIGKKHSLDVWHVAKNIGKKLAKIAAGSKGRKLQKWIPSIVNHFWFCCQKADTKTKFMGMWRGVLQHVCNIHSWDAGAWCCDHEDLGGEREDGRAWLDPQEDRALVKQLASVVLDQTLIQKAELVITNRSTCPLEVFHQHLLMYAGKRFAYTPPVYEARILLAAMDHNTHAGRPLATSKDGRKKYHRCFNKKTGRWSVFPVKVPKTYHHIPALKLRIMEMRLQDPLPLHRKKPLAQEDPRRLSTHLAATSPPPTSELVAQKKSRFT is encoded by the exons ATGTTTAGAACATTTACCGGAAACGGATTTCCCctacaaacaaagatggcttCTCAAGATGTGAAAGATCGTCTTCGATCTATGCCTCCAAAAGTATGTTTGCCTCCTACACCACCTGCTGTGCCTGTTGCCAGAGTTGCAAGCACGGCTTCggccaagaaaaaaaagaaaaagctgaGGGAGAAATTGAAAGTTTGTTTGACCAGCCAATTCGAACGATGGGGGGCCCTCCGAGGACAGGTGTTTGCCAAGACACCTCATTTGTTGAAACCTCACAACAGATCAAAAGCAGACACGGAACTTTCTAGAATCCTCATGGACGC gTACGAACGAACTCAAGAGGCCGCATTGACTGACCCTCAACCAGGATGTTCTACTTGGGATATTGAAAGCAG AGCTGTGCAGAGACCAGACTTTGCTAAACAGCCTCCGCAGAAAACTTCCACCCCAGGGCAGCTCCTGCAGCAAGCAAAAGTCAGCACCACCCCCGACCTCTCCTCTGTCCCTAGTTCGTCCAAGCCGTG ctATCAACAGATTCAAGAGGCCGCATTGACTGACCCTCAACCAGGATGTTCTACTTGGGATATTGAAAGCAG AGCTGTGCAGAGACCAGACTTTGCTAAACAGCCTCCGCAGAAAACTTCCACCCCAGGGCAGCTCCTGCAGCAAGCGAAAGTCAGCACCACCCCCGACCTCTCCTCTGTCCCTAGTTCGTCCAAGCCGtg tACACCTTTATCAGGTGTGGAGCCATTCGAGGAGGAGCCAGAACTTGAGATTGAAAA GACTGATCAGCCTGCCAAAGAAGGGAAAGGGATGAGGTCAAAACG GCAGAACATTGACCGCTCCTTTGTCAACCCTCTCAA CATCACTGTTGAATTCAGTGATTTAACCTGTGATGGTGATTTAGATGGTGATGACAGCGACTTTGATGTCGATGATATCGAGCTGGAATCTCAAGACGCCAGTTTTTTTCTCACCATGGATGT GGATGAAAAGTATGCCAAGGAGGCAGACGAGGTGGCCTTTGAGGAGGTGGCGTACGGCCAGCAGGAGGACGAAGAGACAGGTGATGCTGACACTGCGGAGGAGGTGGAGTTAGGACCAGGCATCACCAGGATAGCCACAGCAGACCAGTGCCAGGACATTTGCAACAGCACACTGTGCCTAGCATTTGTCCACCAACTAAAGGCACTGGCTGCTGTGAGCATCAGGAAATGCTCCACTGCTGGGTGTGAGCATGTTCCTGCCGTGAAGGAGGGCTTCACAGGCTCAGCACTGTACCTCAGATGG gaatgtgtgaAAGGCCATGTGAGCCACACATGGTGTGCCCAGCCCACCCTGCCCAACAAAATTCACTGTGGTGATTTTCTAGTCAGCACATGTATCCTCCTAAGTGGAAATAATTATGCCAAGCTGGCGTTGTGGGCGAAGGTGCTGAACCTGCCCTTTCCTGGTGCTACCTTCCACCAGGCTGTCCAGAAACATTATGTGGTGCAG GCTGTGAAGGACACATGGAAGGACCACCAACGAGCCATCTTCGACTCATTGGCAGAGCAAAATTTGGTTGTTCTGG gagaTGGACGCAATGATTCACCAG GTCATTGCGCACAGTACTGCAGCTACACTCTTATGGAGGCTGAGACCACAAAGATTCTCTCTGTCCAGTGTGTGGACAAACGGGAAACACAGCGAAAATCCACGAACATGGAAAGGGTTGGATTTAAGAGGGCACTGGATGAGGTAGTGCTTGAAGGTGAACGGGTGGACACCACTGTTGATGAGGTCGTCACTGATGCCCATGTGGGAATAGCTGCAGATATGA agGCGATCGGAAAAAAACATTCCCTTGATGTGTGGCATGTTGCCAAAAATATTGGCAAGAAGCTAGCCAAG ATTGCTGCAGGCAGTAAAGGTCGCAAGCTGCAAAAGTGGATCCCTTCGATAGTGAACCACTTTTGGTTCTGCTGCCAGAAGGCTGACACCAAGACAAAGTTCATG GGTATGTGGCGAGGAGTTTTGCAACATGTTTGCAACATACATTCTTGGGATGCTGGTGCCTGGTGCTGCGACCATGAAGACCTGGGCGGGGAAAGGGAGGATGGGAGGGCCTGGCTTGATCCTCAGGAAGACCGTGCCCTAGTGAAACAGCTCGCCTCTGTGGTCTTAGACCAGACTCTGATCCAGAAAGCAGAGTTGGTCATCACAAACAG GAGCACATGCCCCCTGGAGGTGTTTCACCAACATTTGTTGATGTATGCGGGCAAAAGGTTTGCGTACACACCTCCGGTTTATGAAGCCAGGATTCTGTTGGCAGCCATGGACCACAACACTCATGCTGGTCGACCCTTGGCGACTTCAAAGGATGGCAGAAAGAA GTATCACAGATGCTTCAATAAGAAAACCGGCCGCTGGTCGGTATTCCCTGTGAAGGTCCCAAAGACCTACCACCACATTCCAGCCCTGAAGCTGCGAATCATGGAGATGAGACTACAAGACCCGTTGCCACTGCACAGGAAAAAACCTCTGGCACAAGAGGACCCAAGGAGACTGTCAACACACCTGGCAGCAACCTCCCCACCTCCAACTAGTGAACTTGTTGCACAGAAAAAATCTCGTTTTACCTGA